A genomic stretch from Arvicanthis niloticus isolate mArvNil1 chromosome 12, mArvNil1.pat.X, whole genome shotgun sequence includes:
- the Zbtb21 gene encoding zinc finger and BTB domain-containing protein 21 isoform X2 — translation MEGLLHYINPAHAISLLSALNEERLKGQLCDVLLIVGDQKFRAHKNVLAASSEYFQSLFTNKENEAQTVFQLDFCEPDAFDNVLNYIYSSSLFVEKGSLAAVQELGYSLGISFLTNIVAKAPQAPFPACPNRKRVPVEDDEASSQKRSVIVCQGRSEVPGKASGPSMQDLSHGARASPSGSVKTSTSKPHVAKPPEQLHSLSLTEKSWTKDSTAVYAKSLEQPGALDDPNRGSLVKRNTVLPPKPSQDREATDDKPGVSSQLPKGKAIELALKRPRPPVLSLHSSSETPYLLKETSKGGSQGEDRNLLYYSKLGLVVPSGGPASANQSIDRSGPLVKSLLRRSLSMDSQVPVYSPSIDLKSSQGSSTAANEAPGSVFCAMSQKSSLKDCSEKKALDDRPQVLQPHRLRSFSASQSTDREEASPVTEVRIKTEPSSPLSDPSDIIRVTVGGDAAAVAAAVAATRDLPLKTEEDQRDMSRLPAKRRFQTDRRSPLKKAKANEHGPAVSEENCEEGRSPPSLDSNFPDSDLNREEFGELEGTRPNKKFKCKHCLKIFRSTAGLHRHVNMYHNPEKPYACDICHKRFHTNFKVWTHCQTQHGVVKNPSPASSSHAVLDEKFQRKLIDIVREREIKKALIIKLRRSKPGFQGQSSSPAQQVIKRNLRSRAKGAYICAYCGKAYRFLSQFKQHIKMHPGERPLGVSRAAKPKERALARAVESKEVYPCRLCNAKLSSLLEQGNHERLCRNATVCPYCSLRFFSPALKQEHEDRCEYKKLTCLECMRTFKSSFSIWRHQVEVHNQNNMALAENFALATLDHNGEVAAASRPQTESSKVNHVATPKEDTAFSDSSEQVNFDSEDSSCLPEDLSLSKQLKVQVKEEPVEEAEEEAPEASAAPREAGPSKEAGLWPCEKCGKMFTAHKQLERHQELLCSVKPFICHVCHKAFRTNFRLWSHFQSHMSQATEEPVQKESEVCPVPTNSPSPPPLPPPPPLPKIQPLEPDSPTGLPENPTPATEKLFAPQESDTLFYHAPPLSAITFKRQFMCKLCHRTFKTAFSLWSHEQTHN, via the coding sequence ATGGAGGGACTACTGCATTACATCAATCCAGCACATGCCATCTCTCTACTCAGTGCCCTCAATGAGGAGCGCCTCAAAGGACAGCTGTGTGACGTGCTCCTGATTGTTGGAGACCAGAAGTTCCGAGCTCATAAGAACGTCTTGGCTGCCAGCAGTGAGTACTTCCAGAGTTTATTCACGAATAAGGAGAACGAGGCACAGACTGTCTTTCAGCTGGACTTCTGTGAGCCTGATGCTTTTGACAACGTTCTGAACTACATTTACTCTTCTTCCCTTTTTGTGGAGAAGGGCAGCCTTGCTGCTGTGCAGGAGCTGGGGTATAGCCTTGGTATCTCCTTCCTGACCAACATCGTTGCCAAAGCCCCTCAGGCTCCTTTTCCAGCCTGTCCCAACAGGAAAAGAGTGCCAGTGGAAGATGATGAAGCCAGCTCTCAAAAGCGAAGTGTCATTGTGTGTCAGGGCAGAAGCGAAGTGCCAGGGAAAGCCAGTGGTCCATCCATGCAGGACCTCAGCCATGGTGCCCGGGCCTCCCCCAGTGGTTCAGTCAAGACCAGCACAAGTAAGCCACATGTGGCAAAGCCACCAGAGCAGCTTCATAGTCTGTCCTTAACCGAAAAGAGCTGGACAAAGGATAGCACTGCAGTATATGCAAAGTCTCTGGAACAGCCTGGGGCTTTGGATGATCCTAATAGGGGCAGTTTGGTAAAGAGAAATACAGTCCTGCCTCCAAAGCCTTCACAGGACAGAGAGGCCACAGATGATAAACCAGGGGTGAGCAGCCAGCTTCCCAAGGGGAAAGCTATAGAGCTAGCTCTGAAGAGACCACGGCCCCCTGTTCTGTCTCTTCATAGCTCATCAGAGACTCCATATCTCTTAAAAGAAACTAGCAAAGGAGGCAGTCAGGGGGAGGATAGGAACTTACTCTACTACTCTAAGCTAGGGCTGGTGGTCCCATCTGGTGGACCTGCTTCTGCAAACCAGAGCATTGACAGAAGTGGCCCACTAGTGAAAAGCCTCCTCAGGCGGTCACTATCTATGGACAGCCAGGTTCCTGTTTACTCCCCCTCCATAGATTTGAAGTCATCCCAGGGATCATCCACAGCGGCAAATGAGGCACCAGGCAGTGTGTTCTGTGCGATGTCTCAAAAGTCATCTTTAAAAGATTGCAGTGAAAAAAAAGCCCTGGATGACAGGCCTCAAGTGCTCCAGCCTCATCGCCTCAGGTCCTTTAGTGCTTCTCAGTCGACAGACAGGGAGGAGGCCTCCCCTGTGACTGAGGTACGTATTAAGACTGAGCCCAGCAGCCCACTGTCAGACCCCTCAGACATCATTCGGGTCACTGTGGGAGGAGatgcagcagcagtagcagcagcagtagcagctaCAAGAGATCTGCCCCTCAAAACAGAGGAAGACCAGAGAGATATGAGCAGACTCCCAGCAAAGAGAAGGTTCCAGACGGACAGAAGGTCACCCTTGAAGAAGGCAAAGGCAAATGAACACGGGCCTGCTGTCTCAGAAGAAAACTGTGAAGAGGGCAGGAGCCCTCCTTCCCTTGACAGCAACTTCCCAGATTCTGACTTAAACAGAGAGGAGTTTGGTGAGTTGGAGGGGACGAgaccaaacaaaaaatttaaatgcaaacATTGCCTTAAGATTTTTAGATCAACCGCGGGTCTTCACCGCCATGTTAACATGTACCATAACCCAGAGAAGCCTTATGCTTGTGACATCTGTCACAAGAGGTTTCATACCAACTTCAAAGTGTGGACACACTGTCAGACCCAACACGGCGTAGTGAAGAACCCATCGCCAGCCTCTAGTTCCCATGCAGTTTTGGATGAGAAATTCCAAAGAAAGCTGATTGACatagtgagagagagggagattaaGAAGGCCCTGATCATTAAGCTGAGGCGCAGCAAGCCTGGCTTCCAGGGACAGAGTAGCTCCCCAGCACAGCAAGTCATCAAGAGGAACTTGCGCTCCCGAGCCAAAGGGGCCTACATTTGTGCCTACTGTGGCAAAGCATACCGCTTTCTCTCTCAGTTTAAGCAGCACATAAAGATGCACCCGGGAGAGAGGCCCCTCGGAGTAAGCAGAGCTGCTAAGCCAAAAGAGCGGGCTCTGGCACGCGCGGTAGAGAGCAAGGAGGTTTACCCGTGCCGCCTCTGTAATGCTAAGCTCTCTTCTCTTCTAGAGCAAGGCAACCACGAGCGCTTGTGCCGGAACGCCACCGTTTGCCCTTACTGCAGCCTCAGGTTCTTCTCCCCCGCGCTGAAGCAGGAACATGAGGACAGGTGTGAGTACAAAAAGCTGACTTGCCTGGAGTGCATGCGCACCTTCAAGTCCTCCTTCAGCATCTGGCGGCACCAGGTAGAAGTGCATAACCAGAACAACATGGCTTTAGCAGAAAACTTCGCCCTGGCCACCCTGGATCACAATGGTGAAGTGGCAGCTGCTTCCAGGCCTCAGACTGAGTCCAGCAAGGTAAACCATGTGGCCACTCCAAAGGAGGATACAGCATTTAGCGACTCTTCAGAGCAAGTGAACTTCGATTCTGAGgattcctcctgcctccctgaaGACTTGAGTCTTTCAAAGCAACTGAAAGTCCAAGTCAAAGAGGAGCCtgtggaggaggctgaggaggaggctcCTGAGGCTAGTGCAGCTCCCAGGGAGGCTGGCCCCAGCAAGGAGGCCGGCTTATGGCCCTGTGAGAAATGCGGAAAGATGTTCACGGCACACAAGCAGCTGGAGCGGCACCAGGAGCTGCTGTGTTCCGTGAAGCCCTTCATCTGCCATGTATGCCACAAAGCCTTTCGTACCAACTTCCGGCTCTGGAGTCACTTCCAGTCCCACATGTCTCAGGCTACAGAGGAGCCTGTGCAGAAAGAGTCAGAGGTGTGTCCTGTGCCCAcaaactccccctccccaccacctctGCCACCTCCACCACCCTTGCCCAAGATTCAGCCCCTGGAGCCCGACAGCCCCACAGGCCTGCCTGAAAACCCAACCCCAGCTACAGAGAAGCTGTTTGCACCCCAGGAGTCAGATACCCTCTTCTACCATGCCCCACCCCTTTCAGCAATCACATTTAAAAGACAGTTCATGTGCAAGCTCTGCCATAGGACATTCAAGACTGCCTTCAGTCTTTGGAGTCATGAGCAGACACACAATTAA